A genomic stretch from Triplophysa dalaica isolate WHDGS20190420 chromosome 4, ASM1584641v1, whole genome shotgun sequence includes:
- the fktn gene encoding fukutin isoform X1 — translation MFSGGLMPRINRTFVLALLISFSSIFLLFQLYYYRQYASKNGFNISGGKGYISGKEEHLHLLKKFLGLVRKFQLPVFLVDTASLNLLSQDDLLYKASRQKEPPCSFLCTHRDFTTFALLGNLWKYDKDALLQAAEERGLEVLEIRGKDPRLISMDDLTGNEIPLHFLIRFNNRVVHVVVLYERSGNYLWHGPLRLKASADKTFIPFGKLDFGRHAGAYDRPELILTTLDRLDVRTPKNHSRFLIDHSNSRFLECRCKEAKTFFQLYPDETSPEVMDFKMKAKSLLHLASKVLSALGVPFWLSSGTCLGWYRQCNIIPYSKDVDLGIWIKDYRPDITQAFQKAGLPLKHHFGKVEDSLELSFQGNDVKLDIFFFYDDGDVMWNGGTQAKSGKKFKYVFPRFSLCWTEFVDLKARVPCETLDYVTANYGPKWNIPVKVWDWKSSPPNVQENGVWPVREWDDVIQVY, via the exons ATGTTTTCTGGAGGACTGATGCCTAGAATCAACAGGACATTTGTTTTGGCTCTCCTCATCTCATTCAGCTCCATATTTCTCCTCTTCCAGCTGTACTACTACAGACAGTATGCATCAAAG AACGGATTTAACATTTCGGGCGGTAAAGGATATATTTCTGGCAAAGAAGAGCATTTG CATTTGTTGAAGAAGTTCTTGGGGCTGGTCCGTAAGTTTCAGTTGCCTGTGTTTCTGGTGGACACTGCCTCGCTGAATCTCCTGTCCCAGGATGACCTTCTTTACAAGGCCAGTCGGCAGAAAGAGCCTCCGTGCAGTTTTCTGTGCACACACAGAGACTTCACCACCTTTGCCCTGCTTGGAAATCTCTGGAAATACGAT AAGGATGCCCTGTTGCAAGCAGCAGAGGAACGGGGTCTGGAAGTGTTGGAGATACGTGGGAAAGATCCCAGGCTGATTAGCATGGATGATTTGACGGGAAATGAGATACCGCTGCACTTCCTGATTCGTTTTAACAATCGTGTAGTTCATGTGGTTGTTCTGTACGAGCGCAGTGGAAACTACCTCTGGCACGGACCCCTCAGACTGAAAGCAAGTGCGGACAAAACCTTCATCCCATTCGGAAAGCTGGACTTTGGCCGGCACGCAGGGGCTTATGACAG ACCTGAGCTCATCCTTACGACTCTTGACAGGCTTGATGTACGAACCCCTAAAAACCACTCTCGTTTCCTTATAGACCATTCCAACAGCCGCTTTTTGGAGTGTCGCTGCAAAGAGGCTAAAACTTTCTTTCAG CTGTATCCGGACGAGACCTCCCCAGAGGTGATGGACTTCAAGATGAAGGCTAAAAGTCTTCTTCATCTCGCTTCCAAAGTCCTCTCTGCGCTTGGGGTGCCATTCTGGCTGAGCAGTGGAACCTGTCTTG GCTGGTACCGGCAGTGTAATATTATCCCCTACAGTAAAGATGTTGATCTGGGCATTTGGATTAAAGATTACAGGCCTGACATCACACAGGCGTTTCAGAAGGCTGGTCTCCCTCTTAAACACCACTTTGGGAAG GTGGAGGACAGTCTGGAGCTGTCGTTTCAGGGAAATGATGTCAAACTAgacattttcttcttttatgaTGATGGTGATGTTATGTGGAATGGAGGCACACAGGCAAAGAGTGGCAAAAAATTCAA GTATGTGTTCCCCCGATTCAGTCTGTGTTGGACTGAGTTTGTCGATCTAAAAGCGCGAGTTCCCTGCGAGACTCTGGACTATGTGACGGCCAACTACGGACCCAAATGGAATATTCCGGTGAAGGTGTGGGACTGGAAGAGTTCTCCTCCTAACGTGCAGGAGAACGGAGTCTGGCCGGTGAGAGAATGGGATGATGTCATCCAGGTTTACTGA
- the gtf2h3 gene encoding general transcription factor IIH subunit 3, with protein MESEDEINILVIVIDINPIWWGQQAQREPKFTLSKCLDAVMVLANSHMVMARTNKLAIIASLYQESHFLYPSKNWKSGDDIASSGDGKYELLSVANDLFAEQIKKLIDRKVNCTQTETLLAGSLSRALCYINRVSKEVDAGQDMKSRILVIKAAEDCTLQYMNFMNVVFAAQKKNVLMDACMLDMDSGLLQQACDITGGLYLKIPQKIALAQYLLWVFLPDADQRSHLLLPPPVHVDYRAACFCHRNLIEIGYVCSVCLSIFCNFSPICTTCETAFKMPLPQMAKTKKKKVKTVN; from the exons ATGGAATCAG AAGACGAAATTAACATTCTGGTGATAGTGATTGATATCAACCCTATTTGGTGGGGCCAGCAGGCACAACGTGAACCGAAG TTCACTCTTTCAAAATGTCTGGATGCTGTGATGGTCCTGGCAAATTCCCACATGGTTATGGCAAGAACCAACAAACTAGCCATCATTGCGAGTCTTTATCAAGAGAG CCATTTTTTATATCCCAGTAAGAACTGGAAATCGGGAGATGACATTGCTTCAAGCGGTGATGGCAAATATGAGCTTCTGTCAGTTGCTAATGACCTCTTTGCTGAACAAATCAAGAAGCTCATTGACAGAA AAGTCAACTGCACTCAAACAGAGACGCTATTGGCCGGATCACTGTCCAGAGCTTTGTGCT ACATTAATCGAGTGTCCAAGGAAGTGGAtg CGGGGCAGGACATGAAATCAAGAATTTTG GTAATTAAAGCAGCCGAGGATTGTACGTTACAGTACATGAACTTCATGAATGTGGTCTTTGCTGCACAGAAGAAG AATGTCCTGATGGATGCCTGTATGCTGGACATGGACTCAGGACTGTTGCAGCAG gcTTGTGATATAACTGGAGGCTTATATCTTAAAATTCCACAGAAGATTGCTTTGGCACAGTATTTGTTG TGGGTTTTTTTACCAGACGCAGACCAGCGCTCTCATCTGTTACTGCCACCTCCAGTACACGTAGACTACAGGGCTGCCTGCTTCTGCCACCGGAACCTCATTGAAATCGGCTACGTCTGCTCAGTGTGCCTGTCAA TATTCTGTAACTTTAGTCCAATCTGCACAACATGCGA GACTGCCTTTAAAATGCCTCTTCCTCAGATGGCTAAAACAAAGAAGAAGAAAGTTAAGACTGTAAACTGA
- the fktn gene encoding fukutin isoform X2, whose product MFSGGLMPRINRTFVLALLISFSSIFLLFQLYYYRQYASKNGFNISGGKGYISGKEEHLHLLKKFLGLVRKFQLPVFLVDTASLNLLSQDDLLYKASRQKEPPCSFLCTHRDFTTFALLGNLWKYDDALLQAAEERGLEVLEIRGKDPRLISMDDLTGNEIPLHFLIRFNNRVVHVVVLYERSGNYLWHGPLRLKASADKTFIPFGKLDFGRHAGAYDRPELILTTLDRLDVRTPKNHSRFLIDHSNSRFLECRCKEAKTFFQLYPDETSPEVMDFKMKAKSLLHLASKVLSALGVPFWLSSGTCLGWYRQCNIIPYSKDVDLGIWIKDYRPDITQAFQKAGLPLKHHFGKVEDSLELSFQGNDVKLDIFFFYDDGDVMWNGGTQAKSGKKFKYVFPRFSLCWTEFVDLKARVPCETLDYVTANYGPKWNIPVKVWDWKSSPPNVQENGVWPVREWDDVIQVY is encoded by the exons ATGTTTTCTGGAGGACTGATGCCTAGAATCAACAGGACATTTGTTTTGGCTCTCCTCATCTCATTCAGCTCCATATTTCTCCTCTTCCAGCTGTACTACTACAGACAGTATGCATCAAAG AACGGATTTAACATTTCGGGCGGTAAAGGATATATTTCTGGCAAAGAAGAGCATTTG CATTTGTTGAAGAAGTTCTTGGGGCTGGTCCGTAAGTTTCAGTTGCCTGTGTTTCTGGTGGACACTGCCTCGCTGAATCTCCTGTCCCAGGATGACCTTCTTTACAAGGCCAGTCGGCAGAAAGAGCCTCCGTGCAGTTTTCTGTGCACACACAGAGACTTCACCACCTTTGCCCTGCTTGGAAATCTCTGGAAATACGAT GATGCCCTGTTGCAAGCAGCAGAGGAACGGGGTCTGGAAGTGTTGGAGATACGTGGGAAAGATCCCAGGCTGATTAGCATGGATGATTTGACGGGAAATGAGATACCGCTGCACTTCCTGATTCGTTTTAACAATCGTGTAGTTCATGTGGTTGTTCTGTACGAGCGCAGTGGAAACTACCTCTGGCACGGACCCCTCAGACTGAAAGCAAGTGCGGACAAAACCTTCATCCCATTCGGAAAGCTGGACTTTGGCCGGCACGCAGGGGCTTATGACAG ACCTGAGCTCATCCTTACGACTCTTGACAGGCTTGATGTACGAACCCCTAAAAACCACTCTCGTTTCCTTATAGACCATTCCAACAGCCGCTTTTTGGAGTGTCGCTGCAAAGAGGCTAAAACTTTCTTTCAG CTGTATCCGGACGAGACCTCCCCAGAGGTGATGGACTTCAAGATGAAGGCTAAAAGTCTTCTTCATCTCGCTTCCAAAGTCCTCTCTGCGCTTGGGGTGCCATTCTGGCTGAGCAGTGGAACCTGTCTTG GCTGGTACCGGCAGTGTAATATTATCCCCTACAGTAAAGATGTTGATCTGGGCATTTGGATTAAAGATTACAGGCCTGACATCACACAGGCGTTTCAGAAGGCTGGTCTCCCTCTTAAACACCACTTTGGGAAG GTGGAGGACAGTCTGGAGCTGTCGTTTCAGGGAAATGATGTCAAACTAgacattttcttcttttatgaTGATGGTGATGTTATGTGGAATGGAGGCACACAGGCAAAGAGTGGCAAAAAATTCAA GTATGTGTTCCCCCGATTCAGTCTGTGTTGGACTGAGTTTGTCGATCTAAAAGCGCGAGTTCCCTGCGAGACTCTGGACTATGTGACGGCCAACTACGGACCCAAATGGAATATTCCGGTGAAGGTGTGGGACTGGAAGAGTTCTCCTCCTAACGTGCAGGAGAACGGAGTCTGGCCGGTGAGAGAATGGGATGATGTCATCCAGGTTTACTGA